From a single Vampirovibrio chlorellavorus genomic region:
- the ruvC gene encoding crossover junction endodeoxyribonuclease RuvC: MRILGIDPGLGRVGFGLVETVRDTNCSAGWAGEEFGACQWGIIATTKDKSDGARLQEIHDDLTQVLEQLRPDVVSLERLFYFRNNTTIIPVAQARGVILMLTHRFNLPVYEYTPMQVKQAVTGYGKAEKAEVQEALIQLLKLDKKPTPDDAADGLALAVCYYNQVGRLQVLQGAGRAL, encoded by the coding sequence ATGAGAATTTTAGGCATCGATCCGGGATTGGGCAGAGTGGGCTTTGGCCTGGTGGAAACCGTGCGGGATACCAACTGTTCCGCAGGCTGGGCGGGGGAGGAGTTCGGGGCGTGCCAGTGGGGGATTATCGCCACCACCAAAGATAAGTCGGACGGGGCCCGCCTGCAAGAGATTCACGATGATCTCACCCAGGTTCTGGAGCAGTTGCGGCCCGATGTGGTGTCCCTTGAGCGCTTGTTTTACTTTCGGAACAACACCACCATTATACCGGTGGCTCAGGCCCGGGGGGTCATCCTGATGTTGACCCATCGCTTTAACTTACCGGTTTACGAGTATACCCCCATGCAGGTCAAGCAGGCGGTTACCGGCTACGGTAAGGCTGAAAAGGCCGAGGTGCAGGAGGCTTTGATTCAGTTGCTGAAGCTGGATAAGAAGCCCACCCCGGATGATGCCGCCGATGGCCTTGCTTTGGCGGTGTGTTACTACAATCAGGTGGGTCGGCTGCAGGTGCTGCAAGGGGCTGGGAGGGCGCTCTAG
- the bioD gene encoding dethiobiotin synthase, with protein MSLFITGTDTGVGKTVLTAGLAALLTRQGKSFCVFKPIQTGSPDPSHPEDPERVKHLVSAEVPTYCTYCFPSPVAPYAADPQRTIQPRRILTQFKELQARYEVVLVEGAGGVRVPVSPHVEMLDLARMLQLPVAVVARPNLGTMNHTLLTVDALLAQRLEVKGVVISNWQADDPDPAVHSLRETLEPFLAVPILGLLPPLPQAAGSFLDAAVIEPFARLNLLEAR; from the coding sequence ATGTCTCTGTTTATTACCGGCACGGACACCGGGGTTGGTAAAACCGTTCTGACTGCCGGGTTGGCGGCCTTGCTAACCCGGCAGGGCAAATCCTTCTGCGTGTTTAAGCCCATTCAAACCGGTTCGCCGGACCCCAGTCACCCGGAAGATCCCGAGCGGGTCAAGCATCTGGTCAGTGCGGAAGTGCCCACCTATTGTACGTACTGCTTTCCGTCGCCAGTGGCTCCTTATGCCGCCGATCCGCAGCGAACCATTCAGCCTCGCCGAATCTTGACTCAGTTCAAGGAGCTACAGGCTCGCTATGAAGTGGTGCTGGTGGAAGGGGCCGGGGGCGTTCGGGTGCCGGTCTCTCCACACGTTGAAATGCTGGATCTGGCTCGTATGCTGCAATTGCCCGTGGCAGTGGTGGCTCGCCCCAATTTGGGAACCATGAACCATACTTTACTGACCGTGGACGCCCTGCTCGCCCAGCGGCTGGAGGTGAAGGGCGTGGTGATATCCAATTGGCAAGCCGATGATCCCGATCCGGCGGTGCATAGCTTGCGGGAAACGCTGGAGCCGTTTCTGGCGGTGCCCATTTTGGGCTTATTACCGCCCTTACCCCAAGCGGCGGGCAGTTTTCTGGATGCGGCGGTCATCGAGCCGTTTGCACGCCTCAATTTGCTGGAAGCCCGCTGA
- a CDS encoding tetratricopeptide repeat protein translates to MRSETQKLVAIGLYKPSPSGLLHQCEELLMYGILSQAARLTNVQYKDLATVSDKVEPQWLHACDALYTRDSLNKLKQICQSTRTQFLLTGVLQQSAEIKSELHIEISLYSLAQDVIVFTDNTVLSLDTENIGDGGDPEIPVDELNRVINSVVYQILKTLEPETICHRPKDLPVASNSLSAIKLILKAHHVSNNTEKIALYESALREDPAMETAYYHLARCFRSEYELEKSVIFYREALKISRASARNKAIYATEAGVGCALLGKNAVALQWWNKAIEYDPGYINPYFNIANTQEDLGNYPAAEEYFLKAQELAPDDFRTFLNLARIYSKLGQWDKALNQYQFQLKSEANDPWCHSDLATCYLNLGEVENAKRHLEKTVALDPEGEAGEYAQLILGGLG, encoded by the coding sequence ATGAGATCCGAGACGCAAAAGCTGGTGGCCATTGGATTATATAAACCATCCCCCTCCGGCCTGCTTCACCAGTGCGAAGAACTTTTGATGTATGGCATCCTCAGTCAGGCCGCCCGACTGACCAACGTTCAATACAAGGACTTGGCCACCGTCAGCGATAAAGTGGAACCCCAGTGGCTGCACGCTTGCGATGCGCTTTACACCAGAGACTCCCTGAACAAACTGAAGCAAATCTGCCAGTCCACCCGTACCCAGTTCCTGTTAACCGGAGTTCTTCAGCAGTCTGCAGAAATTAAAAGCGAGCTGCACATTGAAATCAGCCTGTACAGTCTGGCCCAAGACGTAATAGTGTTCACCGATAACACCGTTCTCAGCCTGGATACCGAGAACATTGGCGATGGCGGGGATCCTGAAATTCCGGTGGATGAATTAAACCGGGTAATTAATTCTGTGGTCTATCAAATCCTAAAAACCCTTGAGCCTGAAACAATCTGCCACCGCCCTAAGGACTTACCAGTTGCCAGCAATTCGCTCTCGGCCATCAAGCTGATTCTCAAGGCCCACCACGTTTCCAACAATACGGAAAAAATTGCGCTTTACGAAAGCGCCTTGCGGGAAGATCCTGCCATGGAAACAGCCTACTACCACCTGGCCCGATGTTTTCGCAGCGAATACGAGCTGGAAAAAAGCGTTATTTTTTATCGGGAAGCCCTTAAAATCTCCCGGGCCTCCGCCAGAAATAAAGCCATTTACGCCACCGAGGCTGGGGTGGGCTGTGCCCTGCTGGGCAAAAATGCGGTGGCCCTCCAGTGGTGGAATAAAGCCATTGAGTATGACCCCGGCTACATCAACCCCTACTTTAACATTGCCAACACCCAGGAAGATCTGGGCAATTACCCCGCCGCTGAAGAATACTTTTTGAAAGCGCAAGAATTGGCCCCCGATGACTTCCGTACCTTTTTAAACCTGGCCCGCATTTATTCCAAACTGGGCCAGTGGGACAAGGCCCTGAACCAGTACCAGTTTCAACTGAAAAGCGAGGCGAACGATCCCTGGTGCCACAGTGACTTAGCCACCTGCTACCTGAATCTGGGTGAGGTGGAGAACGCCAAGCGCCATTTGGAGAAAACCGTGGCCCTGGATCCTGAGGGGGAAGCCGGGGAATATGCTCAATTGATTCTGGGTGGATTGGGCTAA
- a CDS encoding S66 peptidase family protein, giving the protein MIPTKAPALQPGDTIAILSPAGATPIEPADSAKPDPFDQGVALLAQAGFRVKLMPNAKNKRLYLAGTDAERLSDLQAAFADPAVKGILCARGGYGCTRLLPQLDFALIQQNPKVFIGFSDITALLLPIYQQTGLMGFYGPMLTSNLIHNEPYSQSQLLQMVQGQNQAPYRIPNQNTYQCFQPGVAQGRLMGGNLSLLTALCGTPFQPRTDGHILFIEDWHEKYYTLDRQFQQLRMAGLLDGIAGLLLADFSEIETEPEQTLPAFLQELTGFLKVPVGFGFSVGHGEQTATLPIGCLAEFNATTGTLRLLENPVSL; this is encoded by the coding sequence ATGATCCCCACCAAAGCCCCAGCCCTACAGCCCGGTGACACCATCGCCATTCTCTCCCCGGCCGGGGCCACGCCCATTGAGCCCGCTGATTCCGCTAAACCCGATCCCTTTGACCAAGGCGTTGCCCTGCTGGCGCAGGCGGGCTTTCGGGTCAAGTTGATGCCCAATGCCAAAAACAAGCGCCTCTATCTGGCGGGCACCGATGCCGAACGCCTGAGCGATTTGCAAGCGGCCTTTGCCGATCCAGCAGTGAAAGGCATTTTATGCGCCCGGGGCGGCTATGGCTGCACCCGACTACTTCCCCAACTGGACTTTGCCCTGATTCAACAAAACCCCAAAGTGTTTATTGGCTTCAGCGATATTACCGCCCTGCTGCTGCCTATTTACCAACAAACGGGGCTCATGGGCTTTTACGGGCCCATGCTCACCTCCAATCTCATTCATAACGAGCCCTACAGCCAAAGTCAACTATTACAAATGGTTCAGGGGCAGAACCAAGCCCCTTACCGCATCCCCAACCAAAACACCTACCAGTGCTTTCAGCCGGGGGTGGCCCAAGGGCGGCTGATGGGCGGGAACCTTTCCTTGCTTACCGCCCTGTGCGGAACGCCCTTTCAACCCCGCACCGACGGGCATATCCTGTTCATTGAAGATTGGCACGAAAAATACTACACCCTGGACCGCCAATTCCAGCAACTGAGGATGGCCGGGCTACTGGATGGCATTGCCGGGCTGCTACTGGCGGATTTCTCGGAAATTGAAACCGAGCCGGAGCAGACCCTGCCAGCGTTTTTACAAGAACTAACCGGCTTTTTAAAAGTACCCGTGGGCTTTGGCTTTTCGGTAGGGCATGGGGAGCAGACCGCCACCCTGCCCATCGGCTGCCTGGCGGAATTCAACGCCACCACCGGCACCCTGAGGCTGCTGGAAAACCCGGTGAGCCTGTAG
- the gcvH gene encoding glycine cleavage system protein GcvH — protein sequence MATEFIMPDDILVAETHEYVRTMDDDRVRVGITEYAAGQLGDIVFVELPDVGQTFDQNESFGSIESVKAQSELYLPVAGEIIAVNTQLSEEPQMVNDDPYNGGWMLEILLSNPDDLKKLMDADSYLKFIGEAN from the coding sequence ATGGCGACCGAATTCATTATGCCGGATGACATTTTAGTTGCAGAGACACACGAATACGTCCGCACCATGGATGATGATCGGGTGCGAGTGGGCATTACCGAATACGCCGCCGGACAATTGGGCGACATCGTGTTTGTGGAGCTGCCGGATGTGGGCCAAACCTTTGACCAGAATGAGTCCTTTGGCTCCATTGAGTCCGTTAAAGCCCAGTCCGAGCTTTATTTGCCCGTAGCGGGCGAAATCATCGCCGTAAACACCCAACTGAGCGAAGAACCCCAGATGGTCAACGACGATCCCTACAACGGCGGCTGGATGCTGGAAATTCTGCTCTCCAACCCGGATGATTTAAAAAAACTGATGGACGCCGACAGCTACCTGAAATTCATCGGCGAAGCCAACTAA
- a CDS encoding YncE family protein, producing MTGLRSPFKKGLLAMAASAFLAFGGVGALSAWATDLPPGVLNYLREKDPQVKVRFDGLVLFSNGESYVPVIPQDPDLHPDSQRVIAVLPEGAVYPDLIQFDNNFFLMRLILTSSGRLTFPKMSEYPMQLREGLLPQDFLIPGNLFIPVELKILLGSLPYNPSYVPEKKPVIVPPAVALSQQAGQSAPLTVGNRLTYVFDLNNQKILAIEPLTGKITGEVALESVPAGLELSPDGKLLFLPCLSTNELVVVDTGSNLVKTRVPVGQRPDSVLYIPGMKEVIVSNRYSPFLSVVDGEKLQGGVKIDLPGNGGVMAPIPADTRLLVADSGKAQLYLVNLKTRAVEKTIPALPDISVLRAFKNTAGELEIWVASRSKDEVSVLSLEGTVLKTLTVGKKPVDMLTYQNKLFILSAGDARFDVVDLTNRTLLPAIPLLSDTFPASAVNAPSEQRAYVVTAGSTDLIVVNLATEQMEKSLPVKFRAGLIAMTPDAAEKEPVIPVIEAAGISVPQGAASKSPASSKPVTPVQPSATQGNSGRLTRKFSIIKFGQETGAQKAPSDKDKKNASGRLGQSGSDSSPVEPDKADLPVKAGARLEQPNVLPASADVPTDDASGGNSAGGPLLPLDDKRK from the coding sequence ATGACAGGACTGCGATCCCCGTTTAAAAAAGGCTTATTGGCTATGGCCGCCAGTGCGTTTCTGGCGTTTGGGGGCGTGGGGGCCTTGTCCGCCTGGGCCACGGACTTGCCGCCCGGTGTCCTGAACTATCTACGGGAGAAGGATCCCCAGGTCAAGGTTCGGTTTGATGGCCTGGTGCTGTTCAGCAACGGGGAGTCCTATGTGCCGGTCATTCCTCAGGATCCCGATCTGCACCCTGATTCCCAGCGGGTCATCGCGGTGTTGCCCGAGGGCGCTGTGTATCCCGACCTGATTCAGTTTGACAACAACTTTTTTCTGATGCGCTTGATTCTGACCTCTTCCGGACGGCTGACCTTTCCCAAAATGTCCGAATACCCAATGCAGTTGCGGGAAGGCCTTTTGCCCCAGGACTTTTTGATCCCCGGTAACCTGTTTATCCCGGTGGAATTGAAGATATTGCTGGGCTCCCTGCCCTACAATCCCTCGTATGTCCCGGAGAAAAAGCCGGTCATCGTTCCGCCCGCGGTTGCCTTGTCCCAACAGGCCGGACAAAGCGCCCCTTTGACGGTGGGAAACCGCTTGACTTATGTTTTTGACCTGAACAACCAAAAAATCCTGGCGATTGAGCCTTTGACAGGCAAGATCACGGGAGAAGTCGCCCTGGAGTCTGTTCCGGCTGGTTTGGAGCTTTCACCCGACGGTAAACTGCTGTTTCTGCCCTGTTTGTCCACCAATGAGCTGGTGGTGGTGGATACCGGCTCTAATCTGGTGAAAACCCGTGTACCGGTGGGGCAACGACCCGACTCTGTGCTGTATATTCCCGGCATGAAGGAAGTGATTGTCAGCAATCGTTATTCACCCTTTCTGTCGGTGGTGGATGGGGAGAAACTGCAAGGCGGGGTCAAAATCGATTTGCCCGGTAATGGCGGGGTCATGGCTCCCATCCCGGCCGACACCCGGCTATTGGTGGCCGATTCCGGCAAGGCTCAGCTTTATTTGGTCAATTTGAAGACCCGGGCGGTGGAGAAGACCATTCCGGCCTTGCCTGATATTTCTGTGTTGCGGGCGTTCAAAAATACCGCTGGTGAACTGGAAATCTGGGTGGCCAGCCGCAGTAAGGATGAAGTTTCTGTCCTGAGTCTGGAGGGTACGGTACTCAAGACGCTGACGGTGGGAAAAAAGCCGGTGGATATGCTCACCTACCAGAACAAGCTGTTTATTTTATCCGCTGGCGATGCCCGTTTTGATGTGGTGGATTTGACCAATCGCACGCTGCTGCCTGCCATTCCCCTGTTGAGCGATACCTTTCCGGCCAGTGCGGTCAACGCCCCTTCCGAGCAGCGGGCGTATGTGGTCACCGCCGGTTCCACGGACCTGATTGTGGTGAACCTGGCCACAGAGCAAATGGAAAAAAGCCTGCCGGTCAAGTTTCGGGCTGGACTGATTGCCATGACCCCTGATGCTGCTGAGAAAGAGCCGGTCATTCCGGTCATTGAGGCCGCTGGAATATCAGTGCCACAGGGCGCAGCGTCAAAGTCCCCTGCTTCCTCCAAGCCGGTGACGCCGGTACAGCCATCGGCCACCCAGGGAAATAGCGGCAGATTGACCCGTAAATTTTCCATTATTAAGTTCGGGCAAGAGACGGGCGCCCAAAAAGCCCCCTCGGATAAGGACAAGAAAAATGCGTCTGGCCGTTTGGGCCAGTCCGGCTCCGATTCCTCCCCCGTGGAGCCTGATAAGGCCGATTTGCCGGTGAAGGCCGGGGCTCGTCTGGAGCAACCGAATGTCCTGCCCGCGTCCGCCGATGTCCCGACCGATGACGCGTCGGGCGGCAACTCCGCCGGTGGTCCGCTTCTGCCGTTGGACGACAAGCGCAAGTAG
- the gcvPA gene encoding aminomethyl-transferring glycine dehydrogenase subunit GcvPA: MYNFLPHTEAERQLMLAKIGVKSIDALFSDIPAALRQNMQYSVLPQQGLTEAELQAELQALARQNKGTELTCFLGGGAYNRFIPMAVNTIASRSEFYTAYTPYQPEIAQGTLQVTYEFQTMICELTGMDVANASVYDGASAVTEAAFMAMRTTRRHRILIANSVHPDYRKVLQTYANGLGEVTVETFDPLKPGEALNPNHPQAQKTACVIVQVPNYWGGLEETQSIRQFCQATGALFIVSAEPVSLGLLKAPGSYGADIVTGDIQPLGNHLSFGGPYGGYIATQNKYVRQLPGRLVGKTVDRHGKQCYTLTLQTREQHIRREKATSNICTNQALNVLKATVYLTLVGPNGLKHLANLSLQRTHALASALRKLPGVNLYKPGQAFFSEVALRFPVPVAPLLQHLEQEGILGGIALERFYPDAKNCLLIACTEMTSPSEIERYVEAVRKFLKLNAPPGTPQPPEILQQMEATC, from the coding sequence ATGTATAACTTTCTTCCCCACACCGAGGCGGAACGTCAGTTGATGCTCGCCAAAATCGGGGTAAAAAGTATCGACGCCCTGTTCAGTGACATCCCGGCCGCCCTGCGCCAGAATATGCAGTACTCGGTGCTACCCCAACAGGGCTTGACCGAGGCGGAGTTACAGGCCGAGTTACAAGCCCTGGCCCGCCAGAACAAGGGCACAGAACTCACCTGCTTTTTAGGGGGCGGGGCCTATAACCGGTTTATCCCCATGGCCGTGAATACCATTGCCAGCCGTTCCGAGTTTTACACCGCCTACACCCCCTACCAGCCGGAAATCGCCCAGGGCACCCTGCAAGTGACCTACGAGTTCCAGACCATGATCTGCGAACTGACCGGCATGGATGTGGCCAACGCCTCGGTCTACGATGGGGCTTCCGCCGTGACGGAGGCCGCCTTTATGGCCATGCGCACCACTCGCCGCCATCGCATTCTCATCGCCAACTCAGTCCACCCGGACTACCGCAAAGTGCTGCAAACCTACGCCAACGGGCTGGGCGAAGTGACTGTGGAAACCTTTGATCCGCTAAAACCCGGCGAAGCACTGAATCCCAACCATCCGCAGGCCCAAAAAACCGCCTGCGTAATCGTTCAAGTGCCCAACTACTGGGGAGGACTGGAAGAAACCCAGAGTATCCGCCAGTTTTGCCAGGCCACCGGGGCCCTCTTCATCGTTTCCGCCGAACCGGTTTCACTGGGACTGCTTAAAGCGCCCGGCAGCTACGGAGCCGATATTGTCACCGGCGATATCCAGCCCTTGGGCAATCACCTGTCTTTCGGTGGCCCCTATGGCGGCTATATTGCCACCCAAAACAAGTATGTGCGGCAATTACCGGGACGCTTGGTGGGCAAAACGGTGGATCGCCACGGCAAACAGTGCTACACCCTGACCCTGCAAACCCGGGAGCAACACATCCGGCGAGAGAAGGCCACCAGCAACATCTGCACCAATCAGGCCCTCAATGTCCTCAAGGCCACGGTGTATCTTACTCTGGTGGGGCCCAACGGCCTAAAGCACCTGGCCAATCTATCGCTGCAACGCACCCACGCGCTGGCCAGCGCATTACGAAAACTACCCGGCGTCAATTTGTACAAACCCGGCCAAGCCTTCTTTTCAGAAGTGGCTCTGCGCTTCCCGGTGCCGGTGGCCCCTCTGCTCCAGCATCTGGAGCAAGAAGGCATTCTGGGCGGTATTGCCCTGGAGCGCTTTTACCCGGACGCCAAAAACTGCCTGCTGATTGCCTGCACCGAAATGACTTCACCGAGTGAAATTGAGCGCTATGTGGAAGCCGTGCGGAAGTTCCTCAAGCTGAATGCCCCACCCGGCACCCCGCAACCCCCTGAGATTCTGCAACAAATGGAGGCCACCTGCTAA
- the gcvPB gene encoding aminomethyl-transferring glycine dehydrogenase subunit GcvPB yields MNAPLLNTPVLEPSIFELSHAGAQGVSLSAIGVDETPLESLIPPEFLRETAPRLPEISQMDAVRHFLRLSQLNHCIDKEFYPLGSCTMKYNPKVCDYYGMLDGLTRLHPMTPGHLSQGALKIIYTLQQYLADITGFDAVSLQQAAGAQGELVGIMMIKAHFAHIGDTQRTEVIVPDSAHGTNPASAAMCGYKIVEIKSGANGLVDLDRLKAALSEKTAAVMLTNPSTVGLFEKDILEITRLVHEVGAFMYYDGANLNAVMGQAKPAQMGFDVMHINTHKTFATPHGGGGPGCGPVAVTKTLAPYLPAPIADFDGQQYFLNEDRPLSVGKVKAFYGNFEMMARALTYIQAYGSQGLSQVSQDAVLNANYLKACLQEDYQVAFDQVCKHEFILTNAKQKVHDSHLNTMAIVKRLMDYGYHPPTVYFPLIVPEAMMIEPTETESKATLDHFVAAMKAIAEECRTQPELVLNAPHTTPVSKVDEVAAARNPNLNYFGQSAS; encoded by the coding sequence ATGAACGCCCCCCTGTTGAACACCCCCGTATTGGAACCCTCCATTTTCGAACTCTCCCACGCAGGGGCCCAAGGGGTTAGCCTATCAGCGATCGGCGTCGACGAAACACCGCTGGAGTCCTTAATTCCCCCGGAATTTTTACGAGAAACGGCCCCACGCCTCCCGGAAATTTCCCAAATGGACGCAGTGCGGCACTTCTTACGCCTGTCTCAGCTCAATCATTGTATTGACAAGGAGTTTTACCCGCTGGGCTCCTGCACCATGAAGTACAACCCCAAGGTGTGCGACTACTACGGCATGCTGGACGGATTGACACGCCTGCACCCCATGACCCCGGGCCATTTGAGCCAGGGGGCTTTGAAAATCATCTACACCTTGCAGCAGTATTTGGCCGATATTACCGGCTTTGACGCCGTGAGTCTGCAGCAGGCCGCCGGGGCGCAAGGGGAACTGGTGGGCATTATGATGATCAAGGCCCATTTTGCCCATATCGGAGACACCCAGCGCACCGAGGTCATCGTCCCCGACTCCGCACACGGCACCAATCCGGCCTCTGCCGCTATGTGTGGCTATAAAATCGTGGAAATCAAATCCGGGGCCAATGGACTGGTGGATCTGGATCGCCTCAAAGCGGCGCTCTCGGAAAAAACCGCCGCCGTCATGCTGACCAATCCCAGTACCGTCGGCTTGTTCGAGAAGGATATTCTGGAAATCACCCGTCTGGTGCATGAGGTGGGCGCTTTTATGTACTATGACGGCGCCAACCTGAACGCCGTGATGGGCCAAGCCAAACCGGCTCAAATGGGCTTTGATGTCATGCACATCAACACCCACAAAACCTTTGCCACCCCCCATGGCGGTGGTGGCCCCGGCTGCGGCCCGGTAGCCGTGACCAAAACCCTGGCCCCCTACCTGCCAGCCCCCATTGCCGATTTTGACGGGCAGCAATACTTCCTGAACGAGGATCGGCCTTTGTCGGTGGGCAAAGTGAAGGCCTTTTACGGCAATTTTGAGATGATGGCTCGGGCCCTCACCTATATTCAGGCTTACGGATCGCAAGGCCTGTCTCAGGTCAGTCAGGATGCCGTTTTGAACGCCAACTACCTCAAAGCCTGCCTGCAGGAAGACTATCAGGTGGCTTTTGATCAGGTTTGCAAGCACGAGTTTATTTTGACCAACGCCAAGCAAAAAGTGCATGATTCGCACCTGAACACCATGGCCATCGTCAAACGGCTGATGGATTATGGGTATCACCCGCCGACGGTGTACTTTCCGCTGATTGTGCCGGAGGCCATGATGATTGAGCCGACCGAAACGGAGTCCAAGGCCACGCTGGATCACTTTGTAGCGGCCATGAAGGCCATTGCCGAAGAGTGCCGCACCCAGCCGGAACTGGTGCTGAACGCCCCCCACACCACGCCGGTCAGCAAAGTGGATGAAGTGGCCGCCGCCCGGAATCCCAACCTGAATTACTTCGGCCAGTCCGCCTCCTGA
- the lnt gene encoding apolipoprotein N-acyltransferase: protein MTASFPQSSSLQTFLAANFQKKPLPMAFFGVLLGLSAPGYHLWWLAWLAIAPALLWTYQCPTFQQRAWGGFWFGFCFQAAYCLWFFDLHPLTWLGFDELSSRLVTLAGWLLIGTEGGLLTSGFFGLADPNKPFAWRLFGLPLAWIALFSMLNATPLALPWGLLEYTQAGLWPLRWLASQLGGVGIVFSLIVYAVLLAESVRAIEANPLNRPNILKTVILFCLPGLLALLNALPEPQKGAHIPMPVAIVQANLPIELIRSGQLTEEESKSAYLHPIQTTYFPTGSLILLPEEGAAPGLVDLASPLDHPILGQLAHLAQLKAVSIALGISSQSPNGQLFNSIALLPATAKEPIRFYHKRRLVPFGEYTPYQLGDFLSKALRTFQVEYSAPYTMGQSTQPLAAGPYQLGGLVCFELIDGSFTEAYRKRGADLLINLSNLGWFHQNPLIEAQFLAIGQLRAAESRTPLAIASNTGISAILSGTGAILTQSHPWPPMSARPKPRQSQILFYNN from the coding sequence ATGACAGCTTCTTTTCCCCAGTCGTCCAGCTTACAGACGTTCTTGGCGGCCAACTTTCAGAAAAAGCCCTTGCCGATGGCATTTTTCGGAGTGTTATTGGGGCTCAGCGCGCCGGGATACCACCTGTGGTGGCTGGCCTGGCTGGCCATTGCCCCGGCACTGTTATGGACCTACCAATGCCCCACCTTTCAACAAAGGGCCTGGGGCGGATTCTGGTTCGGGTTTTGCTTTCAGGCCGCATACTGCCTCTGGTTTTTCGATTTACACCCCCTGACCTGGCTGGGCTTTGATGAACTTAGCAGCCGCCTGGTCACGCTGGCTGGATGGCTCCTGATTGGCACCGAGGGGGGGCTTCTAACCAGTGGATTTTTTGGACTGGCCGATCCTAATAAGCCTTTTGCTTGGCGGCTCTTTGGACTTCCCCTAGCATGGATTGCACTGTTTTCGATGCTAAATGCCACCCCACTAGCCCTCCCCTGGGGCTTACTGGAATATACACAAGCCGGATTATGGCCCCTGCGCTGGCTGGCCAGCCAGCTGGGGGGAGTGGGCATTGTGTTTTCACTGATTGTTTATGCCGTGCTGCTGGCTGAAAGTGTTCGAGCAATCGAAGCCAATCCTTTGAATCGCCCAAACATCCTGAAAACGGTAATCTTGTTTTGTCTACCGGGCCTATTAGCCCTGCTCAACGCATTACCGGAGCCGCAGAAGGGTGCCCATATCCCGATGCCGGTGGCCATCGTTCAGGCCAATTTGCCCATTGAACTCATTCGCTCCGGCCAGTTGACCGAAGAAGAGAGCAAGTCCGCATACCTGCATCCCATACAAACCACGTATTTTCCAACGGGCAGCCTGATTTTACTCCCGGAAGAAGGGGCAGCCCCCGGCCTGGTAGATCTGGCATCCCCTCTGGATCACCCGATTCTTGGGCAACTGGCTCATCTAGCCCAACTGAAAGCCGTTTCCATTGCGCTGGGCATCAGTAGCCAATCCCCAAACGGGCAACTGTTCAACAGCATCGCTTTATTACCGGCCACCGCAAAGGAGCCCATCCGTTTTTACCACAAGCGGCGACTGGTTCCCTTTGGAGAATACACCCCGTACCAGCTGGGCGATTTTCTGAGCAAGGCCTTGCGAACCTTTCAGGTGGAGTATTCCGCCCCTTATACTATGGGGCAAAGCACCCAGCCTTTAGCGGCAGGCCCTTACCAACTGGGCGGACTGGTCTGCTTTGAACTCATTGACGGCTCGTTCACTGAGGCTTACCGCAAGCGAGGTGCCGATTTACTCATCAACCTGAGCAATCTGGGCTGGTTTCATCAAAACCCGCTGATTGAGGCCCAGTTTCTGGCCATCGGCCAACTGCGGGCGGCAGAAAGCAGAACACCGTTGGCCATTGCCAGCAATACGGGCATATCGGCCATCTTGTCCGGCACGGGGGCCATCCTGACACAGAGTCACCCCTGGCCGCCCATGTCGGCAAGGCCCAAGCCCCGGCAGAGCCAGATACTTTTTTACAACAACTGA